Below is a genomic region from Helicobacter pylori.
GCTTATAGCCCACTTGCACGCCAAGCCCGTTTAACGCGCCGTTATTGTTTTGAGAGCTAATCATTCCTATATTTTTAAAGGGGTTGTTGCTCATCGCTGCTAAAGCTTGAGAAAGATTGGACGCTTGCTCTTGGTTGATTTGGTAGTTGTATTGGCCCGCTGCTGGAGCGTTTTTATCATAAGATAGTGTGACAATGTCTTTTGTATTGACTTGATTGTGTGGGAGTTTAGAAATCTCTTCGCTCAAATTCTTAGCGTCGTTATAAGCGGTTACAATCTCTGTTTGATTGGATTTTAGGTTATAAACATCTTTAGCCACGCTTAAAGCCGCATCCACCCGATTACCATAATAACTCACATTGTTTTTAATCGTTTGAATTTCTTGGTTTAAATTCACCTCTTGTCTGTAAGGGTTAGTAGGAGTTTGACCCGCATTGGGTATTTTCAAATAAGCTTTCTCCAAATACTTAAACTGATCTGCAGGGATAGTATTAAAGAGGTTGAAAATATCTTTGGCGTAAGAGATGACTTGCTTTTGGTTTTGAGCGAAAGTGTAGATGTCTTTAGCGAAATTAGGGTTTGTTTGAGATCCTGTAGCTTGAGCTTGCAACTTAGCGGATAGAGTGTGGTTACTTTGAGAAAGCGTAACCGCTTGTTGCAAGATAGGTATCATCGCCTTAATGTTGTTAAACACCGCATAGTGCGTTGGGTAATTAGTGGATGTGATACCACCACCAGACACATTTGAAACACCACTGATGACGATATTTTTCCACATCATAGCAGTCTTAGTGTTTGCGATTAAATCCATAAGCTGTTGCGCCAAATTAAGAGCGTTGCTTACGGTTGAGTTTGGGCTTTGGCCTTCTGTTGCATTGCATCCGGATAAAGCGCAAAGATTGTTCACTTTAGTGGCAGAGTTTTGTTGAGCTGCTTGGAGTTCTTCAGCAAGTTTTTTCATCTTGTCGTAAGTGTCTTGATTCATAGCGCAGTTTTCAATTCCTGAGCAGTTGCTTACAATCGTTTTAAAAGGAGGGTTACCATAGACACTAGCGGGTTGTTTAGTATCCTTATTACCCACAAAAAAAGTGAAGTAGTTCCCCGCATAAAGACTCCAAAAACCCAATACCGAAGTGATAACGGCTTGCACGGCGTTGAAGATGGGCGATTGGGTGGTGCTGTTATAGTTGTTGTTGGTAAAGCTTTTTAAATAGTTTAAAGAGCTATTGACCAGCTCAATGTTGTTGGCGTTTTGAATGCTTTGCTTCAACGAAGCCACTTGATTTAAATACTGGTTTAATTGCTCGTATTTGTCGTTCAAGTTTTTCAATTCACCGGTGTTTTTGACCATTTGCACCGCTTCGCCGATTTGATAGCCCGCGCTCACAAAAAAGCCGTTGTCTTCAGCGTTTAAAAGCGATGAAGCGAGAGAGAGAGAGAGAGAGTAAAATTGTCTTTTTCATAAAAGTGTTCCTTAAAGTAATTTTTTGTTGCAAAAATATTCTAAATAGTAATAGATTTACAATTTATTTAATTTTACCATAGACTTATTGGATTTCAAAAAAAAAAAAAAGGATTTTGGGGTATTTTAACTTATTTATCTTTGGAGTGTTGATTTTTGTAACGATAAAATCATCTTTTGAATTTTATCATCAGCATTTAATGGGAAAAAAGCCAAACTAAAACAAGAACGCGTAGCTGACAAAAACTTCTTTATTCCTAAAAACGCTGAAGTTTTGTCGGATCGTTTGTTGTTGCCACACATTGCTAGAGCCAAAGTTTTTCCAACTTTGCGCGCTCAAGCTGTAGTAAGGGATTTTTAGCCCCACATTGAAGCGGTTGCGCTTGCCTATATACAAAGAACCCCCAAAATTCACAAAAAACCCCCCACCCGCTGCAAAAAATTTATCATCTTGATTGGTGTTTTGATCTTTATATTGAGGACTCCACAATATTGCGTATTCCACCCCACCCCCACCAAACACGCCTATTTTAAAAAACAGCATTTTTTCTGTTTTTAAAGCGAGTTTTAAAAGGGTGTCTATAGGGAGATTAACAAACACATTCACATTCAAACCAAACGCCATGAAATGCCCGTTATTGAAAAGGAAGTTTTGGGGGTTTGGGGTTTTTTGCAAATTCAAAGAGCCTTGGGCGTTTGAAGCGGTATCGTAGGTTTTAATCGCGCTCGGGTTGTAATTGGCTTGGGATAAAAGGGTATTGCCCCCCACTTTTTGCCCTAATTGCGCTTTAGCGTATTCTATATCCCCCCACACCCTTAATCCTAAAATATGGTATTTATCAATAGCTATTTCATCGCCTATTTGCCCAGTATAAGACAGGTTTTTACCCCCCTTATAATGGGCTTCTAATTTCTCGCCATAACACACGCTGCTAGGGCAAGTGGGGTTGTCTTTATAGGCTTGTTGCCACATGCTTGTGCGCGTATTAGCCCCTGTGCCTAGTCTAAAACCCAAATAAATGTGGTTTTTCGTTTTAAAAAAAGGCGTTTTTTCAGCAACATTGCCCCACAAAACCCCCAAACTGGCTAAAAAAACAAGCGCTTTCAAACGCTTTTTTGATTCAATTCTACCCATAATGGCACTTCACTTTGCAACATTTCTTGATTAAAAAATTCCTCTATGCTCTCTCGCATGCTCTTTACCTCTGTAAGGGTATTGACGCAGTTGCGAAACGCACTCGCTTGCATTTCGCCCTTGGCGTAAGCATGCAAATTTTTCCTAAACATGATCACCCCCCTATCCCCATAAAACTCCACCATTTTATCAAAATGTTCTAAAACCAGGTCTTTTTTCACGACTGCAGGCAATTCGGTGGTGTTGTTTCTGATTTGCCAAAATATCCATGGGGCTCTTAAGGCCGCTCGCCCTATCATTAGCCCATCAGCTTGCGTGATTTGCAAAACTTCAAAGGCTTTTTTCACGCTGTCAATTTCGCCATTGGCTATCACAGGCTTTTTTAAAATCCCTTTCATTAAAGCGATGCTTTCATAATCTATTTTGTCTTTTTGGTATTTGTCGCTTCGTGTCCTCCCATGCACCACCACATAATCCACCGGCGCATCATTTAAGGCATGAGCGATTTCTTTAGGGATTTTTTGATCAAAGCCTAAACGCACTTTCACGCTTGTGATTTTTTTGTTGGTGTTTTCTCTGATGATTTTTAAAAGCTTCACTAAGTGGTCTAAATCCTTCAATAGCCCACTACCATTACCATGGTTAGCCACTTTAGGGGCAGGGCAACCGCAATTAAAATCAATCCCACTCACATGCTCTAAAGCGTTGATTTTTTCAACCGCTTCTTTGAGCACGCCCTCTTTAGAGCCTGAAATTTGCGCCATGAAATGATCTTCTAAATGGGATTTTTCTAACATTTTAGAAGTTTTGTCAAACGCATACACTAACGAATGCGAGCTCACCATTTCGCTTGTGGTAACATCCACGCCAAATTTTTTCACCATGCTCCTAAAAGGCAAATCCGTATAGCCTGCTAGAGGGGCTAGAAAAAGCCATTTTTTATTCTTAAAGTCCATTCGCTCTCATATCAAAGTTTTTTGCTGTATTTTGACACAATCAAGGTTAAAAAGCGCTTTAAAAACTTATCGCTTGATTAAAATTAAGATCTTTTATAGATCCATTAAACTCTCTTTAAAATGGGTTAAAAAATCATGCGTTGGTTGTTTTAAAAACTCTGCGTATAAAACAGGCCGTAAGCGTTTAGGGATATTCAACCGCCTGGCTCTGTCTTTAAAATCCTTTGGCATGCTTAAAGTTTTTGGGGGTTTAAGAGCGATAAACACATGCTCTTTGTCGCTTTCAATGATGAATTTTTGAGCGATTTCTAGGCTAAAAAAATGGCGTTTGATTTCTTCTTTTTGAGAGAAGCTCAACACATACCCCTTTTGCTTTAAGATTTTATCCACCATAAACAGCGTGTTTTGCGAATGCTTAAAAAAAGTGATCCCATGCCTTTGTGAAACGGGAATCAAAGGATAAAACCGCTCTTTTTCTTTATCCAAAAATTTAAAACTTTGGATAATGCCCTTAGAATAATCTTGCATCAAGGAGTTAGCGTAATGTTTCCTGAAAAAATTGCGTTTGAATTTTAAAGAAGAATTAGAATCATCTTCAAAAAATTTTTGATCTTTAGCGAGCGTTTTAAGGGTGTCTTTAGGGGTGTAGAGCAAGGGGCGAACAATCGCATAAGATTCTCTTTTTTCATAGGCTTGAAAGCTTAAAAGCGTGTTTAGTCCGGCGCCTTTGCTTAGTTGCATCAAAAACCATTCCAGTCTGTCATTCAAGTGGTGCGCTAAAATCAAATGCTTGTAAGAATACTCTTTGATTAGGGTTTCAAAAAAATCATAACGAACTTTTCTCGCTTGCATTTCAAAATTGCGTGCAATGTTTGGAGCGTAATGGATGTAGCATTTTTTATGGTGTGTTTTTGCGAGTGTTTGAGCGTGTTGGATGATTTTAAGGCGTTGTTTTTGCGTGTTATAATCCACTAAAGCGATGTCAAAAGCGATGTTTTCTCCAACTAAAAGATGAAACAAGCAAATAGAATCCAACCCACCTGAAAAACCCAATAAATTTTGACCCTCTTTTAAAGGCTCTAAATAGGGTTTAAAATCTTGCATTACACGATCGGCACTGGGCTTGATAGAGCGTCTTCTTTCATGCAATTTTTCATGCAATTTCCTTGCGAGTCAGAATGCTCTTCAACAAGCTTGTGCCTTCTATGCCTAAAATTTCATTCCTGAGTTTTTCCACTTCATTCAAACCTGGAGCTTTTTTGTGTGAACGGCTTCGTTGCGGATCTCTTGAATGATGCTTAGGCTTTTTGAAAAAGGATAATTGATGAATCGGTTTAAGTTTTCTTCTAAATGGCATTGGATTTTTTCGTGTTTGAGTAAAAATTTAACGCTCCCAAGATTGGGCTTTTTAGTGAAAAAATCTTTAAGTATAAGAGTTTTTCCTTGGACTTTATAAGCTAAATCATAAAGGTTGGGATCTTTTGTGCAAGCCTTTAAAAGAACTTGTTTAGCAAAAAGATAAATTTCGTATTCTAAGGTTTTGGAGTATTTGACGATGATGCTGGTAAAATCATTCAAAAGATCGTTTTCGCTTTGTAAAAGCTCTAATTCTGCATGAATGATGTTATTGATGCTATCAGGGTGTAAGAGGTAAAAAAGCCTTTTGCCAAAAACAAAACGCATGAAATTTTCTTGCATCATTAAATATTCTTTGCTTTTATACACGCTCAAATAATGCTTTTCGTCGCCTAAAAAATAACAACGCTCTTCTTTTAACCTAACCGGCAAAGGATAGACATAATTATTCCCGTAAATAGCGTAAGTGTGGTTGTTGGGCGTAATGAAATTGGCTAAAAATTGATCCCTTAAAAGGCTAAAATCTTCCCTGACTAATTCCCTTAAATCGCTGATGATAAAAAAGTCTTCCACTTCCAAATTTTTTTCTTTATAATAACTAGGGATCAAACTCTCATCAATATCTTTAGCAACCTTTATCACCTTAGCGACAAACAAATTAGCGTAATCGGTCAAAAAAAGCTGCAAAAAATTTTCTTCATTGGTGGCTTTGTAAATCTCTTCTAAGGAGTCTTGCTTTTCTTGATCGTTGAGCTTTGATCGGATTTTACCAAAACCCACTTGGGATTTTTCCTGTAAAACGCTTAAATGTTGTTGGATGGCATCTTGTTGGCAGTAAGGATTGTAGAGGATCAAAAGGTGGTTCATGCCTTGTCTTACTTTAAGATTTCTTTAAGGTTTTGCTTGATCTCATCAGGATTTTGCTCGTATTCTTGGATGAGTTCTTTTAAAATCTCAAACAATTCGTCAAAATCTTGCGGGTATTCTTTCTTAAAACCCACGATCAAATCCAAAGTCTTGCCCGCCTTGTTTGATGGATCGTTTTCGCCCTCAAGAGCGTTTTTTATATCCAAAACCATATTGGCAATGCGAGCACTCTGCACGGGGCTTGAAATGCGTTTGCATAAAAAACCCTTAAGCGTATTTGCAAGCTTAAGAGATGAGCAGATTTTAGAAAACATCGCCTTTCCTTATTAAAAGATTAAAACACCGCTTTTAAACTTAGCCAATTTCAAACTCAGCCGACAAGCGTTTTATAATTTTTGGAATTTTAACACAAATTTAATTCATTCCTCTTCAGGCTCAACTTCTATAAAATCTCCGCCGGTTTTAAAAGCTTCACCCATTTGAATCCATTTTTCAAATTCTTGATCCAACTCTTGCGTTTTTTTAATTGCTTCTTCAATTTCTTGAAAGGATTTTTCCAGTTTTAGCGCGCTTGGGAAACATGTTTGTTTGAATTTGGTTTCATCATTGATAAGAGCTAAAATTTCTTTTTTTTGACCTTCAAAATTGGATACCATTTCTTTTTTAGCTTTTTCAAGTTCTTGCTCTTTTTGATATTTGTTATAAGAATCCCATAATTCAAAAGCAATACCGATAAGCGGTAAAGCTTTGTTCAAATTACCTGCCAATTTTACAGCGCCCCAAGGTTTGAATTTGAGAGCTAAATCTATGCCCACGAATTTTCCCACAGACGCTATCGTATCTCTAGCCAGTTTGATGTTGGTTGCATTGATAAACCCGCTTGGATTTAAAAAATTGATTCCAATTTTCCCCAATGTTCCGGCATATTTTTCAAAAAAATTCAAATTGGCATCAAAACCAGTTTCAATTTTAGCCATTTCATTGAAAATCCCTTGCGTTTCTCTTTCAAATGCATTTTGGACTTTTGTTTCTATATCGATGCCTTTATCGCCTATTTCTCTCATAGCGAAATCATTAAAGGTTTCTAGACTGGTTCCAGAAACTTGAGCGATGAGACCGCTAAAATACATCGTTATAAATTCTTTTAAATTCGTGCGGGCTTGAGAAATTTCATTATTTAAATTTTGAAGATCCTTTCGCCTTTTTTCAATCGCTTTATTCAGGTATTCCATTTCTCTTTTAATCTCTTGTTGCGCTTGTTTTGCAAGCGGCATTTGCCTATAGATAACATCTTGAATGACGCTTTTTTTGGCTTCTTCTATGATGGTTAATTTCCCGCCATTTTCTTTAATCTTTTTTTGCGTCGCGTCTTGCAAAGTTTGGATATGCGAAAGCTTTTGGAATTCTTCTTTATGCTCTAGCCAATGTTTAACCCCCAAATCAAAAGGGTTTGCAGCGACAGCGACATCGGTTTTGAATGTTTTCTTCTTTGATGGTAAATCTTTTGTTGTAATCTTATTCATCTTCAATATCCGCTTCTTCATCAAAACGGCTGATGACAAAAATCGTCCTGGATAAAAGATTGAGCGTCCTGAACAACCAATTCAAATCGTCCTTATGGCTTTCTTTGATGGGGTTTGACGGGTTGAACGCGTATAAAATGAGATGGGCTTCGCTGACATATTTTTTGGTAATGTCTTTATAGCGTTCTATTTTGCCGCTATCGTGTTCTTTTGCTTTAAACCCAAACAACCCCGGGGTATCAACCAGCTCCATTTCATTATCTATGTCATAGAACTTAACTTCATCGCTTGATTCTTGATGGGCTATCTTCATGCTCTCATCCAAGCGATCGATCCAGGCTGCCGCTATAGATGTTTTTCCTTAAGAAAAACCTCCCACCAACGCCACTTTCAGTTTCTGCCCGGCAACATTTTCCATCGCATTACGGATTTTGTCTTTGAGGGACTCTTCAATCTGGATGCCGTATTTCTCTCCAGTATGGATAAAATCAAGCAATTTTTTAAGATTTTCTTGATTCCTCTTTTGATTTGCTTTAAATTGTTCTAGCGTTTCATTCATTGTGCTCTCCTTTGTTTTAATGTGGTTTTGATGCGATTAGCTAAGTACCATAAGTCTTCAACGGCTTCTATTAGCCCTTCCCTCCTGCGCTCGTAACAAACAATGAGATCGTTAAGCCCAGCTTTTAAGTCCTCAATCATTTCAGATGCACCTTTTTTGCCGCTTTCAATTTGGTTTCTCATATTCTCTGTGATTTTTTCACAAACTTTATCTAAATTCTTACCCACTTCTTTTCTTTGTTGGGATTTTTTATAGTCTGAATCAAAAAAACTCCACACTGATTTAACTATCCCAATTGCTCCTAAAACCAATCCTCCAATTAGTGCAATCTCACCTACTACAGGCGTCATTAAAAGCAAAGCCAAACCTCCTATTGAAGCGAATAAGCCTATTTTATTAATACCGCTATCAATATTGAAATAAAAACCACTATCAATGTTGATGCGATTTAACATTCTTAGAGAATCTTTAATCCTTTCTTCAAATTGTTCAATATCTTTTTTTATCTCTTCAACAAATCGTTCCTTGCATTCATTAGAACGCTGTTTTATGTTTTCACCCGATTTTTCCATGCCTTTTTGGAGTTCATGTTTAAACATTGTTTTAAGTTCATCATTTTCAATGTCGTCATCAATGTGTTCATGCATTTCTTCTCTAAAACCAACTTTGAATCGATCTTTTTCTTCGGACGCTGATTTTTCTAAATTGGATATAAATTTTCCTTTAGAACGATCCAAATTATCACAAACTTCTCAGTGGTGTTCTTGCAGTTCTTTAATGGTTGGATCTATCTGTCTGTCAATCATAGTTACGATCGCTTTTTGTAATTTTTCTATCGCTTTTAAGGCTTTATTGCAGTTGGATTCTATGATTTTGGCGCGTGAGTTTTCAAGAAGCGCTTCGGTTATAAATCCACCTAATTGTTGGAAACGGGATTTATACAATAACCATTCTTCCGTTTTAAAAAAATCTAAAAATTTTTGTTTGTTTTTGTAAAAATCACTCTCTGGCAGCAACGCCGATGAAAGACCATAGAAAGCCATTTGGGCGCTGACTATTTGATGCCCCATGTAGTGTTTGCCTAAAATGTTTTTCATTTCTTTATTTAAAATTTTTAAGCTTTCTTTTTCGCTTTCATCAATAAGCCCATCTTTGAAAGCTCTCGGGTTGTTAATCGGTTTGTTAAAAATCGTCCATACCTCTGTTTGCGAATCAAGTTGTTTTTGGATTTTTTCAATCGTCCCTTCTTTCCTCTCTTCTCCTTTTTGCGCAGGAGTGGGCTTTTTGGTAACATAAAAAACAGCATGGGCTTTTTTTGTAGCGTTAAGAACTTGCTCCATCACTTTTTCTTCATTGCCTTCTATCCCTGGAACATCAAGCAAAGTAAAGGTTTTGTTGTTGTGCTTGAGAGTGTAAGATTTGGTTTCTAAAGTGAAATCGCTTCTCCCATCGCCTATGATCGCTCCATCTTGCAATCTTTCTAGCCCCAAAAGAGCATGTGCCCGCTACCTCTATCATTTTTCTCTGAATAGAGCCGCTTGAAGCACTCTTGTTCATTCATTTTGCTTTGTTCTTTAAAAAACAGCCTCAAGCATTCAATGAGAGTTGATTTCCCCGCACCGGTTTCCCCATAAAAGGCAATAGTAAAATTTTCCCACTCTTCATTATCTTTTAAACTTTCAAGCTCTTTTAAGCTTTCAGATTCTAATTTTTGAAACACCTCCAACGCTTCTTGGTTGAATTTTTTCAGTCTTTCATCTTTATCATCAGTGTTTTTAAAAATATTTTGGAGATTTTCAATATTGGCTTTCACATCAAAATAAATGTTTTTCATTTTGCCTGTCTCAAGCGGATTTTTTTGACGCATTTTAACAAAAAAAAAAAAAACGCAAACCCCCATGCTCTGGCCACGCTCTAGCCGTGCTTTTAGCCTTATGGCTAACTTTTAAAAAGCCCTTAAAACCTTAGCGAGCAAGATATTGTCTTTAAACACGCTAGGCACAATCGTGTAATGCCCGGGTTTTAAAGGGGTGGTTAGTTCGCTGTCGTTGATCAAGATTTCCCCATCCACTTCAGGCGCCCATCTCAAATCCCTTGCTTTGTAAAAATATTCGCCCTCTTTATTTTCCACTAATGCCTTAATGGGCTTATTCAACAAAGCCTTAAAGGAATGGTTTTGGTGCTTTAAAGCGATTTTATTCAAGGCTTTGATGCGAGCGTTGATGATTTTTTTAGGCACTTTCTCTAAAGAATAGGCATGCGTGTTTTCTTCAGCGCTGAAAGCAAAAATATTCAATCTGTCAAACCGGAATTCGTCTAAAAACGCGCTCAATTCTTCAAACTCGCTCTCACTTTCTTCCGGATGCCCCACAATGATCGTGCTTCTTATAAAGCTTTCTTTAACCTGCTTCATGGCATCTAAAAGCTTTAAATGGTGCGCTTGGCTGGAGTTGCGCCGCATCTTTTTAAGCATGGAGTCGCTGATATGCTGGATGGGCATGTCAAAATAATTTTGAAAAATGGGCGAACTTTCAATCGCGCCAATAAGCTCTAAAGTGGTGCTAGAGGGGTAGAGATATAAAATACGCGCGCTCTTTAAGGCTTGCTGTTTGTCAATCGCTCTAATGAGCTGGACCAAGCCGTCTTTTTGCCCCTTATCGTATAAAAATGAGCTAGAATCTTGAGCGATAAAAGTCATATCCTTATAGCCTTTAAGGGCTAGATCTTCCACTTCTTTTAAAATGGAGTCTAATTCCCTGCTTTGTAATTTCCCCTTAAAGCTAGGGATAGCACAAAAAGAGCATTTTTGGTTACAACCCTCAGAAATTTTAACATAAGCATGCACGCTAGAACCTGTGATAATGCGCGCGTTATAATGCTCGCTTAAAAACACTTGCTCGCTGAATTGGTTTTGTTTTTTAGCGATCAAAATATCAATTTTGTCATAATCCCCCACGCCGGTAAAAATATCCACTTCAGGGATCAGCTCTTTGATTTCATCTTTATAGCGTTCGCTCAAGCACCCGCTCGCAATCAAAATCGCTCCCTTTTTTTTGTCTTTAGCGGCGTTGAGAATGGTTTGGATGCTCTCTTGTTTGGCGCTTTCAATAAACCCGCAAGTGTTGATCAAAATCACATCAGCGCTCTTAGCGTCATTAGTGAGCGTGTAATTATAAAGCTTGCCTAACATCACCTCTGAATCCACCAAGTTTTTAGAGCAACCTAATGAAATTAAGCAGAGTTGTTTGTTTTCTTTAATTTGCATGTCAATGGCTTTTTAAGTTTTTCAAATCCACTTCCCAAAAGAAATCAATCCATTCAGGAGCGTCTTTTAAAAACGCATCGGCTTTGTATTTCGCGCTTGTTTTTTGGAACAAACTCGCGCTATAAAACTTTTTATCAGGGTGTTTATTTTGCAACACTTTAAGCACCGCTTCTAAAGAATTACCGCTATCTACGATTTCATCTACCACAAGAATGGTTTTTAGACGCTCTTTGATCGTGGGGATATTTTCAATTTTGAGAGCGTTTTGTCGGTTGGTGGTATCATAAGAAATCGCATTGATGCCATAAACTTCCCTTAAATTCCAGTGCAAACTCAAAAAATGCGCTAAAGTCATGCCCCCTCGCATCACGCACACGAGGGCTTCTGGGACATTGCAAATTTGCTCTACTTGTTTGACTAATTCCAAACTGTCTTTTAAAAAGGTTTCATAAGAATAGTGCATTATAATCCTTAAATTTCATAGTATTGCTTCAAAAAGGTTGTATTCGCCACGCCATCAAACTCCCTTAAATTCAAATCGTTTAGGGCTAATTCTAGGGCGTTCAAAGCGTAAGCGCTTTTGTAAACAGGAATGATCCCCATGTGGTTGATACGAATGAGCGCGTCTTTATAAGGCTCTTGACCGCCCGCAAATTGCACCTGATATTTTTCTTTCAAAAGGTTTTTTAATTCTTTGGCATGCTCGTTAATAATCGTTGTCATGCTCAAGCTCGGGCTTTTAGGGAAAATCTTTAAACCTAAAGCTAAAACGGCTTTTTGAGTGGCTAAAGCGACTCTTTTGGTCTCTTGATAGAGCACTTCAAAGCCCCCTAAATTTTGCACCAATTCAAAATAGCGTTGCAACCCTAAAGTGTGTAAAATAGGAGCGGTGTAGCTTGTGGTGTTATCTCTTTGGTTTTTCAATTCGCTCTTTAAATTGAAATAAAACCCCACATTGCGTTCTTCTATGCGTTCAATCGCTTTCTGGCTCAATGCGACTAGGCTCATCGCAGGAGGCAGCATGAACGCTTTTTGACTCCCTCCAATGAGTGCATCAACATGCGTTATTTCTAAAGGCTCAACCCCTAAAGCGGTGATAGCATCCACTATCACAAAAACATTCGGATTAGTTTCTTTGATCGCTTGAGCGATTTTTTCTACAGGGTGTCGTAACCCCCCACTAGACTCGCATGCTTGAATGCAAAACGCATCAATGTTAGGGTTGGCTTTAAGCGCGTTTAATATCCCATCCACTTGGGCCGGTGTGTCCCATTCATAGACTAATTCATGGGCTTTGATAGAATGGGCTTTAGCGATCTTGCCAAACCTTTCGCCAAACTTGCCCGCATTAACAAAAAGCAACTCTTTTTGACACAACGAAACCACGCTCGCTTCCATAGCCCCCGTCCCGCTGCTGCTTAAAAGCAAAACTTCTTCTAAACCGGTCATTTTTTTTAAATTTTCTCGCACGCTTTGGAAAATCTTTTCAAAATCTTTGGTGCGGTGGTGGGGCATTGGCTGAGAAAAGCTTGAGCGCATCTCTTCGCTAATGGCTACAGGGCCTGGAGTGAAAAGCAACATTTTAACATTAACCTTTAATTTTTGAGAGAATTTAAAAGTTATCATACTAAAACGCGCTTAAAATTAAGCCTTATTGTTTAAGAAAATCGCTTTTTAATGCAAATAAAATGCTAAAATGCCATGATTTAAAAAGAATTTAAGGCAATAATTGAATAAATTCAGTCTTCGCGCGTGTTTTTTAACCCTTTTTTTTAGCGGGTATTCTAAAAAAGCTCCTGGAACGATAGGGAGTTTAGTAGCGTTGTTACTAGGCTTGCCTGTTTTAATTTTTTCGGCTAACACTTTGTTTTTAGCGGCGATTTTAATCGGGCTTATCGCTATCGCTCAAATAGACAAGGAAGAAGCAGAGAGTAAGATCCATGACAGCTCCTACATTGTGATAGACGAATTAGTGGGCATGTGGCTAGCGATGGCGATTAGCGGGTTATCGTTAGCGGGTGTGGTTTTGAGTTTTATCTTTTTTAGGATCTATGATATTACTAAGCCATCACTCATTGGCAAGATAGACAAAGA
It encodes:
- a CDS encoding outer membrane beta-barrel protein; this translates as MGRIESKKRLKALVFLASLGVLWGNVAEKTPFFKTKNHIYLGFRLGTGANTRTSMWQQAYKDNPTCPSSVCYGEKLEAHYKGGKNLSYTGQIGDEIAIDKYHILGLRVWGDIEYAKAQLGQKVGGNTLLSQANYNPSAIKTYDTASNAQGSLNLQKTPNPQNFLFNNGHFMAFGLNVNVFVNLPIDTLLKLALKTEKMLFFKIGVFGGGGVEYAILWSPQYKDQNTNQDDKFFAAGGGFFVNFGGSLYIGKRNRFNVGLKIPYYSLSAQSWKNFGSSNVWQQQTIRQNFSVFRNKEVFVSYAFLF
- a CDS encoding tRNA dihydrouridine synthase — protein: MDFKNKKWLFLAPLAGYTDLPFRSMVKKFGVDVTTSEMVSSHSLVYAFDKTSKMLEKSHLEDHFMAQISGSKEGVLKEAVEKINALEHVSGIDFNCGCPAPKVANHGNGSGLLKDLDHLVKLLKIIRENTNKKITSVKVRLGFDQKIPKEIAHALNDAPVDYVVVHGRTRSDKYQKDKIDYESIALMKGILKKPVIANGEIDSVKKAFEVLQITQADGLMIGRAALRAPWIFWQIRNNTTELPAVVKKDLVLEHFDKMVEFYGDRGVIMFRKNLHAYAKGEMQASAFRNCVNTLTEVKSMRESIEEFFNQEMLQSEVPLWVELNQKSV
- the tilS gene encoding tRNA lysidine(34) synthetase TilS, producing the protein MQDFKPYLEPLKEGQNLLGFSGGLDSICLFHLLVGENIAFDIALVDYNTQKQRLKIIQHAQTLAKTHHKKCYIHYAPNIARNFEMQARKVRYDFFETLIKEYSYKHLILAHHLNDRLEWFLMQLSKGAGLNTLLSFQAYEKRESYAIVRPLLYTPKDTLKTLAKDQKFFEDDSNSSLKFKRNFFRKHYANSLMQDYSKGIIQSFKFLDKEKERFYPLIPVSQRHGITFFKHSQNTLFMVDKILKQKGYVLSFSQKEEIKRHFFSLEIAQKFIIESDKEHVFIALKPPKTLSMPKDFKDRARRLNIPKRLRPVLYAEFLKQPTHDFLTHFKESLMDL
- the rimO gene encoding 30S ribosomal protein S12 methylthiotransferase RimO; the encoded protein is MQIKENKQLCLISLGCSKNLVDSEVMLGKLYNYTLTNDAKSADVILINTCGFIESAKQESIQTILNAAKDKKKGAILIASGCLSERYKDEIKELIPEVDIFTGVGDYDKIDILIAKKQNQFSEQVFLSEHYNARIITGSSVHAYVKISEGCNQKCSFCAIPSFKGKLQSRELDSILKEVEDLALKGYKDMTFIAQDSSSFLYDKGQKDGLVQLIRAIDKQQALKSARILYLYPSSTTLELIGAIESSPIFQNYFDMPIQHISDSMLKKMRRNSSQAHHLKLLDAMKQVKESFIRSTIIVGHPEESESEFEELSAFLDEFRFDRLNIFAFSAEENTHAYSLEKVPKKIINARIKALNKIALKHQNHSFKALLNKPIKALVENKEGEYFYKARDLRWAPEVDGEILINDSELTTPLKPGHYTIVPSVFKDNILLAKVLRAF
- a CDS encoding phosphoribosyltransferase — encoded protein: MHYSYETFLKDSLELVKQVEQICNVPEALVCVMRGGMTLAHFLSLHWNLREVYGINAISYDTTNRQNALKIENIPTIKERLKTILVVDEIVDSGNSLEAVLKVLQNKHPDKKFYSASLFQKTSAKYKADAFLKDAPEWIDFFWEVDLKNLKSH
- a CDS encoding pyridoxal-phosphate-dependent aminotransferase family protein, whose product is MLLFTPGPVAISEEMRSSFSQPMPHHRTKDFEKIFQSVRENLKKMTGLEEVLLLSSSGTGAMEASVVSLCQKELLFVNAGKFGERFGKIAKAHSIKAHELVYEWDTPAQVDGILNALKANPNIDAFCIQACESSGGLRHPVEKIAQAIKETNPNVFVIVDAITALGVEPLEITHVDALIGGSQKAFMLPPAMSLVALSQKAIERIEERNVGFYFNLKSELKNQRDNTTSYTAPILHTLGLQRYFELVQNLGGFEVLYQETKRVALATQKAVLALGLKIFPKSPSLSMTTIINEHAKELKNLLKEKYQVQFAGGQEPYKDALIRINHMGIIPVYKSAYALNALELALNDLNLREFDGVANTTFLKQYYEI
- a CDS encoding phosphatidylglycerophosphatase A family protein, translating into MNKFSLRACFLTLFFSGYSKKAPGTIGSLVALLLGLPVLIFSANTLFLAAILIGLIAIAQIDKEEAESKIHDSSYIVIDELVGMWLAMAISGLSLAGVVLSFIFFRIYDITKPSLIGKIDKEVKGGLGVVADDALAGVLAGLSTLLVINILGFFNIKL